The following is a genomic window from Manihot esculenta cultivar AM560-2 chromosome 9, M.esculenta_v8, whole genome shotgun sequence.
TCACATGATCCAAAGGTCAAGTTCAAGACTACATGCCTGGATGCTAAAAGTGAAAGGAATCCAAACAAGATCACCAAACACCAACATGAAGCCCAATCTCTCTGCAATTATATCCCATCTACAAGGAAATGGGTCAGAtatgtaaattaaattacatatgAGAGGAAAAAGAACATCTTAACAACTTATAGAAGACAAGAAATGACAAACAAAAGGAGAAGGATGACCAAACAAGTTTATAAATATACATGCAAGAGAATACTTCGAGAAATAAAATTATGGAAACAAAAAATATAACTTATCATGACTAATAAACAAATGTACACTATGATATTTATGTTCTTGACATTGAGGTACAAATTTGCTCTATCTGAACAAGATAAGGTACAACAGTATATCGTGATCCAAAACCTGTGTCAATGAAGTAATGATCAGAGTTGGATTACTGTTTCATGTGCACATCAGGTTATTCTCTAGTTCAATGCTTCAATTATTGAACTGAAATTAGCTTGGTTGTCTTCATACTCAGCCGCTTAACGTTGATAGTAGCTATAGGCACATAAACTGGAACCCAAACATCAGCAAAAATTGTGGCACTTCTACATGATGGTAATAAATCCATGACCGCACATCTCTTTTCATCCATAGTTGGACTTAATAAGAATCCATCCATGCTAAATATTCCCTCTAGCATCAAACCATTCCAATTTCATCACAAACATACACAACAACCTTAGAAAACTCTTTAAGTTGTGATCTACCATCAGTTTAAGAGATTTAACCTATAACAGATTGAACGCAGAGCAAGAGCTCAAATATCAAGCACAAACACAAGTACAGCTTATTCAAATTAATCAAATCTTTGATTCTAACCCAGCCAATTTCCTACCATTGGTTAGAGTAATGCATTTCTTCCTGGATAACATGCTCAAACACAAAATTCGTATTGTAACCAGAAGCAATAGTAGTTGGTCAATATATCTAAGTTTACAATTAGGGTGCATCTGAAATTTAGGCCAACTATGTTTGGCTGTATCCATGGAAATCCATTGAAATTTCGGTACTGCTAAAGACTTTCACTTAACCCCATTTGGGAAAAGCAACAGTATCATATCTAAATTTCAGTTTGCTTCCTCCTTATAATACTTCAGTTTGTGCTTCcactgttcttttttttttcccagatTTTGTTCATATTCATGTCGAGTAGCACAGAAATGAGCTAGTATTAGCTTCGGTATCCAGTTTTTTTTTGTCCTGGTAATTCCCTTTTTTTTAACATTATGATAGGCATATTCAGATACAACATACTAAACCTAGAGGCATTAAGAAAAACATTTGAGAATAATTTGTACAGAAGCGGTGCAAGTCAAGCACTTACGTGGAAGTCATGTATTCCTCATAAAAGAAGTAATCTAGGATGTATAGCTGAAAACAAGGAGGCAGAGAATATGCCATTCAGCAATTCAGAATGACATGGAACAAAGTGAGGAAATAAAATAAGGTACTACCAAGTATCACTAGATTACCGCACAGAATAGTTGGTAGAGGATCATTGAACAGCTCAAGTTGGCATCTTGAATACTTTTTGCTAGAACTGATAGGTTTATAAATAGCCATCCCATCATTCCAGCTCTAACAAAGAAGAATCTACAAAAGAGAGTTCCAATATTATTAGTTCATCATTAGCTTTCTTGCCTCTTTCGTTCAGTTGGCTAAAAATGTTACCAAGAAAAAAGGGTGTTTCACATATATTAAACCATCTTGCCTATATTGCTAAGTTTAACAGACAGAAACCATAGACCAAATGAGAATTACATGATGAGTTCAGGCTAGAACAGATGGAATGAAACTGCAATGCTAAGATAAGCACTTTCTAATacagagtttgaaatagattGAATACCATAACAGCCATCATGTTTGAAAGacatacaaaaaaaaatgcCAAAGAAGAAACCCAACTACacaattaaacaggattacaaaCTTGAGGTCAATGCCCATGAACTGAGGATTGAGTTGTATTCCGAACCACCTGTTAAATGATAAAAAGAGAGATGATTATTGATATGAGAAAGCACCCTGCAATTGAAAGTAACAAACAGCTGAGGTGATAAACATTTCAATTTTAGGGTGCGAAGGGTTGAAAACATATAGAGAACCAACACAGTACATGAAAGATTTTGTTTCACACTGCTATTGAAACTAGCATCGAGAGagacaatttttaaaatattttagctagggattattaaaatttggtttaaaattaaattcgatAAGTTTTAGCAATAAAAATACCAAAACACAAAACAACTTTTCCATATTGCATTTCaaaagtatttaaaattatgcTTTTCTGAAAAGTGCATTGACCCTCAAACCACAGCTAAACAGGCTAAAAGTAGGCATTGCAGGAGATGCTATGATGAAGGGGAAAAAAATTATCAGCTCTTTATTGAGCAAGACAACAAAGTGTGAGAGAATGCTTGAATTTTCTTACTGTAAACATAGCAACACTTGATAAAAAGTGATCAAGCTCATCAACCTCTAGTTATGGACCAAAATTTTTACTTACAATGGATGAAACTGGTTTTGATGTTGTGATTGTAAACTAAAATGCCCTTTAGGAGTTTATGACTGATCTTGAATACCAGATTACGCAGATATAAGATTGTTGAATGATGCAGAAATATTATAGCATAGAATACAACAAAGTACTAATAGAGATACAAGGGCTAGATTGCCTCAACAAAGTTCATTGTTCCTTTTAAAACTgagaaaaaggaaagttttatctatttagcaagaaaaaaatattaaaagatggACAAGGAGATAGTCATACAATAACTTGCTTAAATCCTCTCACTCAAAGGGCATCACAAGAAGCAAGTATTTTGGTACTAGTACCAGTCATGTATTAAGTTTCCAGTGACATGAGGCTTCAGAGAGGAACCCTGGGTTTGTGAATTGCAACCAGCAGCATAGAGTAAAAACGTCACCTTgatgaaagaaataaaaatgagaAATCAGCAGaacaaagaagaaagaaaattgcaaTTCCAAAAGCAAAGAAAGAATCATCTACATGAGGTGCTGCTCTGTGTGAAAACTAATATCCAGTACAACGACGTGTTCAAATGGAATATAAGATATTTACTCTTTCAGTCAACTGATTAAATATCTTATTGCTGTAAGCTAAAAGAAGGCCAGAGTATTAAAATTAGCAAACAAAAGCATTTTAAGTTTAAACAAAACTGACTATTGACTAATCAGCATGACATTTAATGCTATTTGGCATCATACATGAGTAACTCAGCATTGAGAAGTGGgaataaatttgaaaagtaAAGCACATATTAACTAACTCTTGATTATGCATAGCATTTTGAATGTCCAAATCAAGGTAAACTTGATGTGGGGAACATTTCACTTGCAATGCAAAAAGGCTTTGAAAAAGATAATTCACCAATAAAATAATTGAGATTAGAGGGCTGCAGAGGTTAATGACAAAAGGCAAATGCCACAAAACAACTGGAACTTACAAGAACACTGAATATAAAGGTCGTCGATAACAGCTCAAGGCCGCTCTCTGATATGACCTGAAAATATTGTGTAAATGAATTACCAGATATCCAGCACTGAAGCACACACTAACTCCACAAAAATTCAATTAGTGATGCAATTTGCTTTACTCTAATTACAGTGGATCAGAAATGCTATCAGACGCTGAACACAgttaaaacaaggaaagagaaagcTTCTGGAGATCAGCCTACAGACCCATGATTGTATATGATCATGCACCTAGACATCAGATCAGTGCAGATCCAAATAACAAGCAGGCAAACGACATGCCCATTTTTTTAAACTTATAGCAAATAAAATTTAGCTTCTAATTAGCAGAGTCAGATTCTGCAGATATTTTAACTGTTGGATGCACCGCAGTCCAAAACGCATCGAGTGAAACAACAACATCTTTTACGTAAATTTTCTACTCAATTAGAGAGTCATCTTCCATGAACTTATATGGATTATGAAGCTCACAAGAACTTCCATATGTGAAAAATTAATCAAAGGGGATAATTAGGTTTAAGTAAATTGGCAAATACACACAGTGGGTGACAACAGATCCATCTTGGCTCCAACCCCAAGAAGAACAATCAGCAGCAGCAACGACAACAACCCTATTtcgtccaaaaaaaaaaaactataagatGCAAGTCTTTGAGAACAAAAAGAAattccaaaaaaagaaaaaatcagtgCATTCGAGTTGTAAATGTAACAGACCATTGCAACAATAATACAGACGAGAACCATCCTGCAGTGTCACTCCAGGAACAAGTTTTCCAGGAAGTATAGATCCAGCAATTGCCAGATAACCAAAGAATATGATTAGTACTGCAACCTATCAGTGAGAATGGAGAAGACAAATCAATAGAACtcattgaaattcaaaattggaAGAACTGAAGAAATTTGTTACTTGCTAGAGAAATCACACCGAGTTCAATGAGGGAATCAGTGCATGTAAAAGAAATCCCAAATCCATTTTTTCACTAGTGAAGTGAGTTTGGTATTTCACTCGCTCTTTGCTCTGCTTTCTACTCAGCTAACAGCTATGACTCTTCTCCAGCAGGTACCTGGTACCCTCCACGATTTTAAAAagcaaaaattattatttgatccTCTGCTAAGCAAAATTTTATTAAGCggcttttcaattttaaaaaatatatattttttaattttttaaaaaaattattaattaatttatatattaatttaagtattgtattataaaaatttattaattaatttatcatttttataaaaatatttatttattagtttctatattaagaataatttaaattattataacggttaaaattaaagtaaatattaattaataaatttttaaaaattttatgaatattttaatatatttttaaaaattaacagaataattaataatttttttgtatatcacactaacaaaataataattttttaaaaaaatcaaaataagttGAAATCTATCCTATAGCTTCCAtctgttttttattaattttataatttgatataatattatcatagcataatttatatttattcagGTATACATAatgtttattaacatgtttcAATATTGAATTTgtgatttatataaaaagtaaaataaagttagattaacttttaaaattgatGTATGAGATTGAGTATGAATTCAGATTAACGTACTTTTTTTACTACTctttgatcaattttttttatttttttaaaatttttttatttttttatttttttatgtgcttttaatattttaattttgatttggaTGCCGTTTGCACACAGATAATATATAAGTgtagaaaattataaatttaatattaaaaattattaatgaaaattgatgtattaaatataaattatataatgttgataccatatcatataataaacaattatatataaaaaaaaaatagatgacATGTATCATTTGTACAAAGAAGGTGTAAAACACGAATAAAACATTAGcagataaaaattaaagcatGTTTTGGCTGCTGGGACCTCCAAAATGACATCAATCTTGGACATACACGTGTACTATCATTATCAGGCCCAATGGTGTGACAATGGGGTCAGCTGTACCGGAATATAGCTCCATTTTCTTTTTCGGCTAATACAGTTATTGCATTAAAAGGTTTCGTGGGCCAAAATCAAGAGATAGAAATCAAAGTCATCTACCGAGAGCCCAGAAACATCAAACCCAAACCCACAAACCAAAAGCCCTAGCCCAAACCCAACTCATCGGCGAAGTAACCACCGATCTTCAACAGTCCCACTGTCTCCAGATGTACCAGTATCACATCAGTAACACTGCCACCATTGCCATCAGTCGGAGAAGAATGAAACACCCATAAGCAACCTGCAATCCAGCAGATGGATATGCAATTTAAAAGAAGAACATGCACTCCAACACAAGGATTAGCAGAAAAGGAAAACCGAGAAAACACAGAGAAGAAGTCAGTAAACAACCAAATTTAACCCTTGCCAAACCAAACGCATGCCACCAACCCTCAAATCAAACCTCCAATCCAGACAAGGCTGAAGACTCCATCACTGCACAAAGGAGAGCAACGCGGCATAGCTCACAACTATAGCCTTTGAAAGCGAAAATAGTTGAANNNNNN
Proteins encoded in this region:
- the LOC110621907 gene encoding delta(14)-sterol reductase, producing the protein MDLGFLLHALIPSLNSVAVLIIFFGYLAIAGSILPGKLVPGVTLQDGSRLYYCCNGLLSLLLLIVLLGVGAKMDLLSPTVISESGLELLSTTFIFSVLVTFLLYAAGCNSQTQGSSLKPHVTGNLIHDWWFGIQLNPQFMGIDLKFFFVRAGMMGWLFINLSVLAKSIQDANLSCSMILYQLFCALYILDYFFYEEYMTSTWDIIAERLGFMLVFGDLVWIPFTFSIQGWWLLGNKVELTTAAVIANCLVFLIGYMVFRGANKQKHVFKKNPKALIWGKPPRVIGGKLLASGYWGIARHCNYLGDLLLALSFSLPCGISSPVPYFYPIYLLILLIWRERRDEARCAEKYKEIWNEYRRLVPWRILPYFY